From a single bacterium genomic region:
- a CDS encoding rod shape-determining protein MreC, which produces MPSLSRSIRQPRQAALTGVALILFAVVLITAQGRFDAELDGTRGLVATLLVPIVEAGAKVNHEAEQIWLGFFGTTSIIEENARLREELARLQVEQAAARTEAAALSQAVVLGGELPKFAPSSQSAQVLASVPDGRRRSLWIDRGWNEGIGEGQVVLGPHGVLGTIQEAHPHHAIVQLLTDEQSRWGGEVTNRGEAGVVHGTGRSDALEFQLELTTTEIEPGDVVITSGKRGSAVPAGLPLGRVREVTLDKSGERHAVLEPTDPAEELRTVFILDAEQIPWEPSR; this is translated from the coding sequence ATGCCCTCCCTGTCTCGATCCATCCGCCAACCTCGTCAGGCGGCGCTGACCGGCGTCGCACTGATCTTGTTTGCCGTCGTGCTGATCACGGCACAGGGCCGTTTCGATGCGGAGCTCGATGGCACCCGGGGCCTTGTCGCGACGCTTCTCGTTCCAATCGTGGAGGCCGGCGCGAAGGTCAATCACGAGGCCGAGCAAATCTGGCTCGGATTCTTCGGAACAACTTCCATCATCGAAGAGAACGCACGCCTGCGCGAGGAACTTGCGCGCCTGCAGGTCGAGCAGGCCGCCGCGCGCACCGAAGCAGCCGCGCTCAGCCAGGCGGTTGTTCTCGGCGGCGAGCTGCCGAAGTTCGCGCCCTCCTCCCAATCCGCCCAGGTCCTGGCCAGCGTTCCCGACGGTCGGCGTCGCAGCCTTTGGATCGATCGCGGCTGGAACGAAGGCATCGGCGAGGGCCAGGTCGTCCTCGGTCCTCATGGCGTTCTCGGTACGATTCAGGAAGCCCACCCGCACCACGCGATCGTTCAACTGCTGACCGACGAACAAAGCCGTTGGGGCGGCGAAGTCACCAATCGTGGCGAGGCCGGTGTCGTACATGGCACCGGGCGCTCCGACGCGCTGGAGTTCCAACTCGAGCTCACCACAACCGAGATTGAACCCGGCGACGTGGTCATCACATCCGGCAAGCGCGGTTCGGCTGTTCCCGCTGGTCTGCCCCTCGGTCGCGTGCGCGAAGTGACCCTCGACAAGTCCGGCGAGCGCCACGCCGTGCTCGAACCCACAGATCCGGCGGAAGAACTTCGCACCGTCTTCATCCTCGATGCCGAGCAGATTCCCTGGGAGCCGTCGCGATGA
- the rodA gene encoding rod shape-determining protein RodA, whose translation MSPEGLGLNSDVIEGPSRRHLRTRVLFETLRYLDPWLVLAVAALTGFGLWILFGAVQGTPHLLAAADRQVTWFFISLAAMAAALLVDYQWLKRLAPYAYIANLLLLIVVLFAGRTVNGATSWLRFGPLSFQPSETMKIATVMMLAQWYAHRPGGVQRLRDLAGPALLCGAPALLVLRQPDLGTASLFGILFLAMLFWAGCRRWIFGGLIGGGALVCISLYPFLKTYQKERLLTFIDPFRDPQGAGYNVIQSMIAVGSGGLSGRGWGEGTQAVFHYLPEAHTDFIFASAIEQTGLIGAIVIFGLYGVVFWRMLATVQVARDRFGALLVVGLGAIVMGHVFMNVGMTIGLFPVTGLPLPFLSYGGSFLFAMHVLVGLVLNVSMRRFVFARRGG comes from the coding sequence ATGAGCCCGGAGGGTCTCGGTCTCAACTCCGACGTCATCGAAGGCCCCTCGCGCCGCCACCTCCGCACGCGCGTCCTGTTTGAAACACTGCGCTACCTCGATCCTTGGCTGGTTTTGGCCGTCGCGGCTCTGACCGGGTTCGGGCTTTGGATTCTCTTCGGCGCCGTGCAGGGCACGCCACATCTCCTTGCCGCGGCCGATCGCCAGGTCACCTGGTTCTTCATTTCGCTCGCGGCCATGGCGGCGGCTTTACTCGTCGATTATCAGTGGCTCAAGCGACTCGCACCTTACGCCTACATCGCGAACCTTTTGCTGCTCATCGTCGTCCTGTTCGCCGGCCGAACGGTCAACGGCGCGACCTCGTGGTTGCGCTTCGGGCCGTTGAGCTTCCAGCCCAGCGAAACCATGAAGATCGCCACCGTCATGATGCTGGCGCAGTGGTACGCGCATCGGCCTGGCGGCGTGCAACGTCTTCGCGACCTTGCCGGCCCGGCGCTACTTTGCGGAGCCCCTGCGCTGCTCGTGCTGCGCCAGCCCGACCTCGGAACCGCCTCGCTCTTCGGTATCCTCTTTCTTGCCATGCTCTTCTGGGCCGGTTGCCGGCGTTGGATCTTCGGAGGTCTCATCGGCGGGGGAGCGCTCGTCTGCATCAGCCTGTACCCCTTCCTGAAGACATATCAGAAAGAGCGCCTGCTGACCTTCATCGATCCCTTTCGCGACCCCCAGGGAGCCGGCTACAACGTCATCCAGTCGATGATCGCTGTCGGCTCCGGCGGACTCTCCGGCCGAGGCTGGGGCGAAGGGACCCAGGCCGTGTTTCACTACCTGCCCGAGGCCCACACAGATTTCATCTTCGCCAGCGCCATCGAACAGACCGGCCTCATCGGAGCCATCGTGATCTTTGGTCTCTACGGTGTCGTCTTCTGGAGAATGCTCGCCACCGTGCAAGTCGCGCGCGATCGCTTCGGCGCCCTTCTGGTCGTTGGCCTCGGCGCCATCGTCATGGGCCACGTCTTCATGAACGTTGGCATGACGATTGGGCTGTTTCCTGTCACCGGCCTCCCGCTCCCGTTCCTCAGTTACGGCGGCTCGTTCCTGTTCGCCATGCACGTCCTGGTGGGCCTTGTTCTGAACGTCTCGATGCGGCGCTTTGTGTTTGCGCGACGGGGAGGCTAG
- a CDS encoding BLUF domain-containing protein, which yields MLVRLIYTSKLDSNTTVGDLNAILDASRKNNPKLRITGVLFYTTKYYLQWLEGPRKEVNKLYNMVAEDKRHSDVTILDYADVQKREFGSWAMAFVSSQGVDRKIWRRFVSTDEVDPYRLTQENAADFLRAAAKAQESILGGRAEST from the coding sequence ATGCTTGTCCGACTTATCTACACCAGCAAGCTTGACAGCAATACCACCGTCGGGGATCTGAATGCGATTTTGGATGCGTCGCGCAAGAACAACCCGAAGCTGCGGATTACGGGAGTCCTCTTTTACACCACGAAGTACTACCTTCAGTGGCTGGAAGGGCCCCGCAAAGAAGTCAACAAGCTCTACAACATGGTTGCTGAGGACAAACGTCACTCCGATGTCACGATCCTCGACTACGCTGACGTACAGAAGCGTGAGTTCGGATCCTGGGCAATGGCGTTCGTATCCTCACAGGGTGTCGACCGAAAGATCTGGAGACGTTTTGTCTCCACCGACGAGGTCGATCCCTACAGGCTTACGCAAGAAAACGCCGCCGACTTCCTACGTGCTGCCGCCAAGGCACAGGAGAGCATCCTTGGCGGCAGGGCAGAGTCCACATAG
- a CDS encoding HAD hydrolase-like protein, which translates to MKRMLLFAFLLSVLTACSGPQLTVQVDSTEPAAAPAAEVKTEVKTEVAEAPKLPNDIHWFRNSAEQRGCYLQAYAVATRLVEEKAKNLEPGSWAVVLDADETVLDNSQFQKEIALAGERFSYPAWTAWCRREEAKPLPGAVEFLEAVHKLGGKIAIVTNRSQEVQDASESNFRKEGIPFDQMLCRTPESGNKNPRYESILDGTTPAGWAPMNVVLYVGDNIQDFPQLRQKDMLHADDSAYAKFGTDYILLPNPMYGSWPWNPME; encoded by the coding sequence ATGAAACGCATGCTCTTATTTGCATTCTTGCTGTCGGTGCTAACCGCGTGCTCCGGGCCGCAGTTGACGGTTCAGGTCGATTCGACGGAGCCGGCTGCCGCCCCTGCTGCCGAAGTCAAGACCGAGGTCAAAACCGAGGTCGCAGAGGCCCCGAAACTTCCGAACGATATTCACTGGTTCCGCAACTCGGCGGAACAGCGCGGCTGCTATCTGCAGGCCTACGCCGTCGCGACGCGTCTGGTGGAAGAGAAGGCGAAGAATCTGGAACCGGGATCGTGGGCGGTGGTCCTGGATGCGGACGAAACGGTTCTGGACAACTCGCAGTTCCAGAAGGAGATCGCGCTGGCCGGCGAACGGTTCAGCTATCCCGCATGGACGGCGTGGTGCCGTCGCGAAGAGGCCAAGCCGCTGCCGGGAGCAGTGGAGTTCCTGGAGGCGGTGCACAAGCTCGGCGGCAAGATCGCAATCGTGACGAACCGCAGCCAGGAGGTTCAGGACGCGTCGGAATCGAACTTCCGCAAGGAGGGCATTCCGTTCGACCAGATGCTGTGCCGCACGCCGGAGTCCGGAAACAAGAACCCGCGCTACGAGTCAATTCTGGATGGCACAACGCCGGCCGGCTGGGCACCGATGAATGTTGTTCTCTACGTCGGCGACAACATCCAGGACTTCCCGCAACTCCGGCAGAAGGACATGCTGCACGCAGACGATTCGGCCTACGCGAAGTTCGGCACGGATTACATCCTGCTGCCGAATCCGATGTATGGTTCGTGGCCTTGGAATCCGATGGAGTAG